In Capsicum annuum cultivar UCD-10X-F1 chromosome 11, UCD10Xv1.1, whole genome shotgun sequence, one genomic interval encodes:
- the LOC124888857 gene encoding uncharacterized protein LOC124888857 has protein sequence MAKIKNLSINIPLLVEIQDIPGYAKLMKNLMSKNNLFKGDTMEVTHGCSAIMVSKVAENQEDPRAFTIPCITGTHEFAKSLCDLGASINLMPFVIYKNLELDTPTPTSMRLLMTDRCIKNPVEIFFDVLVKVGRFILPADFVVLDCKMEQEVPIILGLPLAIGRAIIDLDMGEIKLRVQKDKVSFKICKTKKQIVDLQVVSVVNVESERANEEGLDDPPLIWIKKDVVPQR, from the coding sequence ATGgcaaaaattaagaatctatcGATAAACATCCCATTGCTCGTGGAGATCCAAGACATCCCAGGATACGCTAAGCTAATGAAAAATTTGATGTCCAAAAACAATCTTTTCAAAGGTGACACCATGGAGGTCACTCATGGGTGTAGTGCTATTATGGTTAGTAAGGTTGCGGAAAACCAAGAAGATCCTAGAGCGTTCACCATTCCTTGCATAACAGGGACACATGAGTTTGCAAAATctctatgtgaccttggtgcaagcataAACTTAATGCCTTTTGTCATCTACAAGAATCTTGAATTGGATACCCCAACACCAACCTCTATGCGACTCTTAATGACAGATCGGTGTATCAAAAATCCagtggaaattttttttgatgtCCTTGTTAAAGTGGGCAGATTTATACTTCCGGCGGATTTTGTTGTATTGGATTGCAAAATGGAACAAGAGGTACCGATCATCCTTGGCCTCCCCTTAGCTATCGGCAGAGCCATTATCGATTTGGATATGGGGGAAATAAAGCTTAGGGTACAAAAAGATAAGGTCTCTTTCAAAATATGCAAGACAAAAAAGCAAATCGTGGATCTCCAAGTTGTTTCCGTGGTGAATGTGGAGAGTGAAAGGGCGAATGAGGAGGGGCTTGATGACCCACCTTTAATATGGATAAAGAAAGACGTTGTGCCACAACGTTAA